Proteins encoded by one window of Clostridium perfringens:
- a CDS encoding DUF4352 domain-containing protein, with the protein MSKKVKVIFTILLALLVVGGLSKIFLSKHSSEYAYNIGDTVKIKDQSLVVNSVKTSMGEGNDKPKEGNEFLILNLTLKNNGDSELNYNPYSFQIENAKGEIKDRTFTAIDGKEALDKGTLAPGEEVTGTIVVQEPIGAKDLKLNYVPNIFKKDVATVKL; encoded by the coding sequence ATGTCGAAAAAAGTAAAAGTGATATTTACCATATTATTAGCATTATTAGTAGTTGGAGGATTAAGCAAAATATTCTTAAGTAAACATAGCAGTGAATATGCTTATAATATAGGTGATACAGTAAAAATTAAGGATCAAAGTTTAGTAGTAAATAGTGTTAAAACAAGTATGGGTGAAGGAAATGATAAACCAAAAGAGGGAAATGAGTTTCTTATTTTAAATTTAACTCTTAAAAATAATGGAGATTCAGAATTAAATTATAATCCATATAGTTTCCAAATTGAAAATGCCAAAGGCGAAATAAAAGATAGAACATTTACTGCGATTGATGGTAAGGAAGCTTTAGATAAGGGAACACTAGCACCAGGAGAAGAGGTTACAGGAACTATAGTAGTTCAAGAACCTATAGGAGCTAAGGATTTAAAGTTAAATTATGTTCCAAATATATTTAAAAAAGATGTAGCAACAGTTAAACTATAA
- a CDS encoding dicarboxylate/amino acid:cation symporter gives MKKLFNNLIFKLVLGVILGIIIGTYSSEGLMSTIVTIKYVLGQIIFFSVPLIILGFIAPSIAKLKDNASKLLGYAVLIAYLSSVFAAILSMIAGYALIPKLSIVSNIASLKELPELIFKLDIPPVMSVMSALALALLLGLAVGWTKADLVEKLLDQFQAIVLSIVNKIIIPILPFFIATNFAALAYEGGLSNQLPVFFKVILIVLFGHFIWLTILYLIGGAISKENPWEVVKYYGPAYLTAVGTMSSAATLPVALESAKKSKALREDIVDFAIPLCSNIHLCGSVLTEVFFVMTVSQILYGKIPSLPTMILFIVLLGVFAIGAPGVPGGTVMASLGLIISVLAFDEAGTALMLTIFALQDSFGTACNVTGDGAIALMLTGIAKKKNL, from the coding sequence GTGAAGAAATTATTTAATAATCTTATTTTTAAACTTGTTTTAGGTGTTATATTAGGAATAATAATAGGCACATACTCTTCAGAGGGGCTTATGTCAACAATTGTGACAATTAAGTATGTATTGGGACAAATTATATTTTTCTCTGTTCCACTTATTATTTTAGGATTTATAGCTCCATCTATTGCTAAATTAAAAGATAACGCAAGCAAACTATTAGGATATGCTGTTTTAATAGCTTATTTATCTTCAGTTTTTGCTGCTATTCTTTCAATGATTGCAGGATATGCATTAATACCTAAATTATCTATAGTATCTAATATAGCATCATTAAAGGAATTACCAGAACTTATATTTAAATTAGATATACCACCAGTTATGAGTGTAATGAGTGCGTTAGCTTTAGCATTACTTTTAGGATTAGCTGTTGGATGGACAAAGGCTGATTTAGTAGAAAAGCTTTTAGATCAATTTCAAGCTATAGTACTTAGTATTGTAAATAAAATAATAATACCAATATTACCATTTTTCATAGCAACTAACTTTGCAGCTTTAGCTTATGAAGGAGGATTAAGTAATCAACTTCCTGTATTCTTTAAAGTTATATTAATTGTATTATTTGGTCATTTTATATGGTTAACAATTTTATATTTAATAGGTGGAGCAATATCAAAAGAAAATCCATGGGAAGTTGTAAAGTATTATGGACCAGCATATCTTACTGCAGTAGGTACAATGTCAAGTGCAGCAACATTACCAGTAGCTTTAGAGTCTGCAAAGAAATCAAAGGCTTTAAGAGAAGATATAGTGGATTTTGCAATACCATTATGTTCAAACATACATTTATGTGGTTCAGTTCTTACAGAAGTATTCTTTGTAATGACAGTATCTCAAATTTTATATGGTAAGATTCCGAGTTTACCAACTATGATATTATTTATAGTATTATTAGGGGTGTTTGCAATCGGGGCACCAGGAGTCCCTGGGGGAACAGTAATGGCATCATTAGGTTTAATAATTAGTGTATTAGCCTTTGATGAGGCTGGGACAGCTCTTATGTTAACAATATTTGCTCTTCAAGATAGTTTTGGAACAGCATGTAATGTAACTGGTGATGGAGCAATAGCTCTTATGCTGACAGGTATAGCAAAGAAAAAGAACTTATAA